The genomic interval CATCTGCGTCATCCGCGCCATCTGCGGCTAAAACTTTGTCAAAGCAACTAAAACTTTCCCTCATTTCGTTCCAGTGAATTCTACCTGGATGGGCTCTCCCAGAAAACGCGGATCGGTTCCGGCTTTGTAGATGATCAAAACCGGGGGAGGTGTTTTGAATTGGCCGCAGGCGAAGGAGTTCGAAACTGCGGAGGTGTAACTGACAAAGTTGATCTTCGACGGATCGCTGGCGTGAAGTTCGACGTTTCCATTGCCGACACGGACCCGCAAGGTCATGCCTTGGCTGCAGTCGACCGACAACAGGGCGCCCTGGATCTGTTTGCCCGCAGGCCGGGCCACGGCTTGTTTGGGCGCAGCGTCCTTCGCTTCGGTTGAAGGCGTTGTCTCATTTCGCCTGATGACCGGCGGCCCATCCGGTGTGTCATTCCCGGCGGAGTTTCGCGCCGCGGCGGCGGCCTTCGCCTGCGCCTCTGCCCGGACCTCGGCCTGTGTCTGGGCCTGTGCCTGGGCCTGCGCGCGCCGTTCGTTGTATTCCCGTACCGCCGTCTCGTTGTCGATCATTGTCTGAATTTGATTCAGCAGGCTCTGTGCACGGCGCTGAACGGCATCGTCGTCGGTAATATTTTTCAAAGGCGACAGGATCACGCGGCCGGCGAGCGGCTCGTTATTCGCAATCATCACCTCCGCGAGCCGGATACGTATATCCCGTTTTCCGGGTGCTGCCGTCAACGCCTTCTTCAGCAGTTCTTCCGTCTGCGGCAGCTCTTCCCTGGAAACAATAGCGTCATAGCCGAGCATGTCATAGGCGGGCCAGAAGTCCGGCTGCAGCTCCACTGTCTTCTTGAGATGTTCCCGCATGAGCGCGAGCCGCGTTGTATCCGGGACTTTCGTGGTTTTGCTGCCGGCACTTTGAAGCGTGAACGCATAGTAGTAATGCGCCATATAGTTCTTTGAGTCCGCCTCGACGGCCTTGCCCAAGAATTCCAGCGCTTCATCGTTTTTGCCTTGGCGGACACGCAGAAAACCCAGAGAGGCATAACTCGGGGAAAAATTCGGGTCGAGGGAAATGGCTCTCTGCAGCTGCGCTTCGGCCATATCGGTGCGGTCGGTGTGCAGCATCAGATCGCCAAGATAGTATTGGACCTGCGCCTCGCTCAGTGTCGCTGTCTGCATGTCATGATCGAAATCGATTTTCGACTGGAGTTTGAACAACACGGCGGGGAATGCGAAATGACCGACATACGCGCGCATTTCTTGTTCAAACGACGCATAGTCCGTCTCAAATGCTTCGCTGAAGCTGTCGTCGATCGACTTGTTCCCGTCCCCGGCCAGGGCCAGAAACTTGACCAGTTGAGGCCGGCGCTGCTGATTATTCGCGAGCATCAGGTAATGCATGACCGCCCAGGATTCTGCATAGAAAATGCCCTGCTTGGTTTGCTCGTTGTAGTACGGAGATCCCCGGGTTACGGCGAACAATGCATTGATGGAAATGAAGGACTGCTTCAGCGTCTGGAGGTGTTCGCCGATCGCCCTTCCAAGAAGCATTTCTTTGCCGTTCGATTCGATTTCAAAAGTCGAATAGACTTCGGCAAGTCCCTCGCTCGCCCAGACCGGCAGTTTTATAGTGAGGTCCTTGGTTAGCGCGTGAAGGAATTCGTGGTAAATCACCCGTGGCGTTTGGGTGCCGGCAGTCAGGGCGATGAAATTCATGTCCTGTCCGGACTGAAAGTAGCCCGCCACGTTGGCCGGCTTCCCCTGATATAGGGGTTTATAGGGAAGGAAAGAAGCGTCGTCTTTGAAGACCAGAACGGTCATCGGCGGCGGTGCCTGCTTCGTTATTGAAGGAAACAGAAGAGCCATTCCCGCTCTGAACTCTTCAAGGTCCCGGGCGACGCGTCGAATCGACGACTCGCTGGCGTTGCCGACCAGTAAGAAATTCTGAGATCGGATGCTGAGCCACTTATCGGCGGCATAGCCGGTGGACGTGCCGGCAAGGCTCGCGACGATGAAGCAACACAGCAGGACCTTGCGCAGTCGCACCATTCCTCCTTCCTTACTTGCCGGTTTGAATGCCTTTTGCCTTGAACGTTGAGGCGGCCTTCGGCGCCGACAAAAACTTGATCAGAGCGTTCGCGGCATCGGGATTCTTTGCGCCGGCGTTTACTCCTGCCGCGAAGCTCACGTAACTTTGGAACTTGTCGGGCAGCGGGCCAACCAATTCGACGCCTTTGTCGGGCATGATTTCACTGATCAAAGTGAGAATGATCTCCGCCTTTCCGCCTTTGACAGCATTCAGAGAAGCGTCGGAGCCCTGCACCAGAACCAGCTTCGGTTTCATCTTGTCGGTGATCCCGAGAGCTTCGAACATCTTTTCGATATGTACCCGGCTTGCGCCATCCGAAGCATACGTGACCGCTTTTGCGTTCAGCAGAGTTTGTTTGATGCCGTCGGGTGTCCCGATGTCCGGCTTTTTTGCTCCGGCGCGGATGCCCACACCGATGCCGACGCGGCCCATATCCGTGCGGCTGCGGGCGGCCAGTTTACCTTCCTTTATAAGAGCATCAATCGCCTCGCTGGTGAGAATCGTGGCGTCAAAGTTTTCGCCCGCTTCGATCTTCTGCTTATTCAGGACAGTCGTCCCATATTGGAGGGCGAGCGTATGGCCGATGGAGCTTTGTGCGGCAGGGCTGAGTTCGTCGACGGCGGCCTTCACGCCGTTGGATGCCAGAACGCGAACCGGTTCGCCTTGCGCGGCTCGAAGTTGCGCCGCGCCCATGACGATTGTCAACGAAAGTAGCGCCGGACCAAGCCAACGCGTTTTCATTTTGAAGCTCCCGGATTGAGTGAGCCGACATACGCGGAAATGGCGAGGATGTCCGCATCGGTCATCCCAGCCACCGGCTTCTTCATCAATTGCGCGTCGCCGCCGTTGCGCGAGCCGTCTTTGAACAGATAAAGCTGGCGGGCGATGTAAATAGGATGAAGCCCGGCTATTCTGGGCACGTTGCCCAGACCCTGAAGGTTCTCGCCGTGGCAGATCGCGCACTGGACGGACTTGCCGGACCCGCCCGTTTTCACGAAGGACTCACCTTTCTTGATGCTGCCCGGAGGAACATAGGCGGTGAACCCGGAGTGCGGATCGCGCTTTGTAACTCGCGATTGATCCAGCGCCACAGTGATGATCCGGTTTCCGATCGGCTCCATTCCGCCGCCTGGCTGAAGGAAACGCATGCGGCCGCCGCCGACAAAGGTTTTCGGCACCATCGCCGCTTCGACAACCTTGGTCCACGAATACGGCTTGAGACCGGCGAACCAATCGCTTGCCTGGCGGACCTCTTCGTCTGAGAGCGCTCCGGCGATCTTATTCATCCGATTCGGTTCTTTACGGATGCCGCTCTTGAAATCAGCCAGCTGCCGCCGGAGGTACTCGGCGGACATTCCTGCCATGTAGGCGGACTCGGGATGGCCCACACCGGACATTAAATGACATGAGCCGCACGCCAGAGCGTCACCGTGGCCGTGCTGAACAATTTGAGGGGCCGGCGGATGCTCTTCCGGGAACCAGTCCGGCGGATTTGAAAGATCGTCGATCTGCGCCTGAGGATAAGTCTTGGAGCTTCCCGGAACCGTCTTCGCGCTTGGATCTGCGGCTGGCAGATCTCCGTTTTTGA from Terriglobia bacterium carries:
- a CDS encoding c-type cytochrome is translated as MKKVVGVVLFIFLLSAGLLSQQQSGKDLSWAFPVKNGDLPAADPSAKTVPGSSKTYPQAQIDDLSNPPDWFPEEHPPAPQIVQHGHGDALACGSCHLMSGVGHPESAYMAGMSAEYLRRQLADFKSGIRKEPNRMNKIAGALSDEEVRQASDWFAGLKPYSWTKVVEAAMVPKTFVGGGRMRFLQPGGGMEPIGNRIITVALDQSRVTKRDPHSGFTAYVPPGSIKKGESFVKTGGSGKSVQCAICHGENLQGLGNVPRIAGLHPIYIARQLYLFKDGSRNGGDAQLMKKPVAGMTDADILAISAYVGSLNPGASK
- a CDS encoding substrate-binding domain-containing protein codes for the protein MKTRWLGPALLSLTIVMGAAQLRAAQGEPVRVLASNGVKAAVDELSPAAQSSIGHTLALQYGTTVLNKQKIEAGENFDATILTSEAIDALIKEGKLAARSRTDMGRVGIGVGIRAGAKKPDIGTPDGIKQTLLNAKAVTYASDGASRVHIEKMFEALGITDKMKPKLVLVQGSDASLNAVKGGKAEIILTLISEIMPDKGVELVGPLPDKFQSYVSFAAGVNAGAKNPDAANALIKFLSAPKAASTFKAKGIQTGK
- a CDS encoding tetratricopeptide repeat protein, whose amino-acid sequence is MVRLRKVLLCCFIVASLAGTSTGYAADKWLSIRSQNFLLVGNASESSIRRVARDLEEFRAGMALLFPSITKQAPPPMTVLVFKDDASFLPYKPLYQGKPANVAGYFQSGQDMNFIALTAGTQTPRVIYHEFLHALTKDLTIKLPVWASEGLAEVYSTFEIESNGKEMLLGRAIGEHLQTLKQSFISINALFAVTRGSPYYNEQTKQGIFYAESWAVMHYLMLANNQQRRPQLVKFLALAGDGNKSIDDSFSEAFETDYASFEQEMRAYVGHFAFPAVLFKLQSKIDFDHDMQTATLSEAQVQYYLGDLMLHTDRTDMAEAQLQRAISLDPNFSPSYASLGFLRVRQGKNDEALEFLGKAVEADSKNYMAHYYYAFTLQSAGSKTTKVPDTTRLALMREHLKKTVELQPDFWPAYDMLGYDAIVSREELPQTEELLKKALTAAPGKRDIRIRLAEVMIANNEPLAGRVILSPLKNITDDDAVQRRAQSLLNQIQTMIDNETAVREYNERRAQAQAQAQTQAEVRAEAQAKAAAAARNSAGNDTPDGPPVIRRNETTPSTEAKDAAPKQAVARPAGKQIQGALLSVDCSQGMTLRVRVGNGNVELHASDPSKINFVSYTSAVSNSFACGQFKTPPPVLIIYKAGTDPRFLGEPIQVEFTGTK